The genome window GTAACATTCCTTCACAGCACGCTCTCATTCTGAAAATCAATTATAATTCCAGGCATTACCAAATGTCccctagagaaaaaaatcactccCAGTTGAAACTACTGATTTACAGTTGTTTGCaatttaattggaaaaattattgaatttaatttggaatattatcatttaaatttaattgcaATACATTATTAAAGAGCTCATAAATATATTATCAAAGTAATCTTATAATCTTACACCAGACATTAAAGATacctttgcttttgtttattcttGGCCAGTACCTAGTTGTATAGACATCagataataaacttttaaaatgtttttctgtatgaAAAATCACAAGATGTGAATTCTTATGGTACTGTCTGCATATGATGTAATTCTAAGTCAAACTCATTTACAAAGATTACAGAGAACAATTTCCTTTTACAGTGAACAGATATTTAAACCAACCAAGACCAAGGCAATCTATTAGTTTTATTaatgggggatggggaaagaaaaaaagataaaggaaagtCCACTTCTGTTCATTTaagtcattttcttaattttgcaaACACACAAGCCTGGTTTCTATTGATGATGACTTTTTTCAAGGCATCTTTTACATCCTTGTTCCGCAGGCTGTAGATCATGGGGTTCAACATGGGAATGATCACTGTGTAGAAGACTGAGGCCATCTTATCTGTGTCCAGGGAATGGTTTGAGCTTGGTTGTAAGTACATAAAGATCAGTGTCCCGTAGAATATGGTGACCACCAGCATGTGGGAGCTACACGTGGAGAAGGCTTTGAGTCTTCCCTCAGCTGAGCGCATCCTCAGGATGGCAGAAATAATGAACATGTAGGAGACAAAGACAATCAGAACAGAGGAAACGAATGTGATACCAGCACAGGCAAAGATCCAGAACTGTTTAGAGTGTGTGTCTGAGTCAGTAAGCCTGAGGAGAGGCATGTCATCACAATAGAAGTGATTGACGATATTGGAGTGGCAATAGGAGAGGCGGAAAGTGAGGATGGTGTGAAACAGCGCCATCAGGAAGCTGTAGCTGTAGGGTACAGCTACAAGCTGAGTGCATATTCTCGGGGACATTGTGACCATATACAACAGAGGGTTACAAATGGCTACATACCTATCATAGGCCATGGAAGCCAGTAATAAGCATTCTGACACCATGAAGGTGAGAAAGCAGCCTAACTGAGCAGCACATGCACTGAAGGAGATAGTAGCTTGTTTGTACAAAAAATTCCCAAGCATTTTGGGTGTGATGACAGAAGAGTAACAGAAATCAACGAAAGCCAGGTTGCTAAGGAAGAAGTACATTGGTGTGTTGAGTTTCACATCTGTTCTAATAACCAGGATCAAACCCAGGTTTCCTAATATTGTGAAAAAGTAGACAGATAAGAATACCACAAAGAGGGGCATTTTCAATTCCCGAAGATCTGTGAGGCCCACAAGAACAAATTCTGTCACGTGGGTGCAATTTATAGGAGACATGGTCTTCGGGGAGGCTGGATGAGGAAGTAGAAGAGTTAAATCAAAGTAGATTTTTTGTACTGTAATTCCGATAAgtggtgttattttttaatattttatgtcttGTAAAgagcattatttaattttatttatttgtttatttgtttatttttactaatatatatgtacacacacacacatatatatacaaaagagatatttatatatgtatacatatatgtatatatgtatacatatacatatatacaaaagaGATATTTATGTGATACGCATATATCTTTCCCCAGATCCATTGACTATACAAAAATGGAAGCTGTGAAATAGCCCACATTGCACAGGTTTCAGTTCAAGGTTTTGTGTAATAAGAACCTTACTTGCTAAAATGTGCAAGCTACgtttttaactgaaaaaatgttcacattaatggcataaaataaaacaaacctacAGCTGCATCACTTTGATGGATTCATATTGTACCCATGCAGACACAACTACACATTTTTCCCAATGCTGGCAGaaatagttttgcattttttattttatgttaataattTATCACTTCTAGGTCCACATACGTTGCAGCATATTCTAACGTTGTGCTTATAATGCAAACactgaatataaataattttatggaaAACACAATGAGGTGTTTAtttacctcattttatcttaagaaACCTTGATGTAAAAATCCTATTATTATGccaattttacagaagaggaagaagaaaatgaaacatgtaACTGAAGCAATGTTAGACAGCTAGTTTGACAACAGTGGATTTCAAGTCCATATGTTTCTGATTCAGGGGTCCACACTTCATAATTATGTTCTTGATATAATATATACTAAGTATTCTGTTGGTGAAAATCTaaattatttccagatttttctttACATAGCACTGCACAAACATTTTTATCTCTAAAACATGAACTTACATGGACAGAAGGAATGAAATCTCGCATAATCTTACAATATATCACaagttagaataaaatatttgctttccaAAAGATTTAGAAGTTTATGTTTCCTTAAAAGTCAACTTGTAAGTTTCTTTCAATGTTTTTACCTTTTATTAAAGAAACATTgatttgaattatattttgtgTATTAACTTTTGTTTTCCTACTGCATTTAAATTccgatatctttccatttttctccttattCACTTTGACTAATTTTCATGATTAAATTATTGAATATTTGAATAATGTAAAATGTCACAtctcccttttactcctttttgttttgtctctATCTCTCATCTTTATATCTGAAAATTGAAAGTAAAGCTTTTCTTGAAAAACTCGTGAATTTTTGTACACACTGAAAATTATTCTGTGAATAAATATATGTGATATTAAAGCCTGTGTTTCTTCATAGTTCTTCAGAATTTATTAATAGCTCTGCTGTATTTACTATTGCTGAATTATCAAATGATACATTTTAGttagtttctgttgtttttaaacaaCATGTTTATTGAGCAACAATATGTAATAAGTACTAACTTTCAAGGAATATTCATTCATCTTAAATTAACCCTAAATAAATTGCATTtgttatatatgtaatattatataattCTCATATATACTAGTAtacattatgtaatatatataaatgtatttcctGAAACCCTAATACAGTTGGGATTTTAATGTCTAACTAGAGCAACATGGAAATGGACAAAAATAAGGACCTAGGAACCTGTAAATTCCAAATCTCTACTTTGcatgttaagaaataaaattgaattttgagTGCCCCAcaccaaagaaaaggagaaaagaaggagaTAAAGGGagataagataaaaatatatttttttgtttattggaTGCTCAGAAGATCTTTCTTCAGAAAACTAACTTTCATACTTAAACTCTTTTGACCACAATTGACAGAAATGCTTGTTACAGGATGGCATGgaagtaataaatatatacagGATAATAGTTTCATTGCCTGGCAAGTACTTATATTTTTGTGAGTGTGTTCTACTTTAATCCGTTCTGTTCTATTTAATCCAAATAATACTGGTCAAGATCCTAAAGGTTGCATTCATAATGTACTAGTAGTTGCAAACACAATTTCAAAAAGTACACAGTAATCTGCCACACACAACAGCATTTTCTCTAATCAATTATCAGCTCCTTGCTGTATCTCCCACTCTGATCTGCAACCAAGACTGTTGCCATTCTATCCTTAACATTTCTCTTGATTGCGTCTAATAGCTACTTTCTTAGGAGGCtttttcaattcattcattccctcattcaGTAATATATAGTGAGAACTACTAATTCCCAGGCACTAATTAGCATGAAGATAGAGCAGAGAAAGAGCAGACAACAGACAGGACTAGAAAGAAAGTTTTAtctaatgtttctttatttttcttgtctctttcctttcaattttttattcttaatttctatgtttttaatttaattttattttgtcaatatacaatgtggttgattattgtggccaattactgaagcctacctccctcctctctctccccctccctccctacaatgtcctttctgtttacttgtcatatcaatttcaaggaattgtaattgttatgtcttcttccctcccccccccctttttgtgtatttatttatttatttatttatttatttttagctcccaaatatAAGTgtgaacatgtgatatttctctttctgtgcctgacttgtttcacttaatataattctctcgaggtccatccatgtcattgcaaatggcagtatttcattcttttttatagcagagtagtattccattgtgtagatataccacattttccatatctactcatctgatgatggacatttgggctggttccaactcatagctattgtaaatagtgctgcaatgaacattggggaacaggtatactttcgacttgatgatttccattcctctgggtatattctcagcagtgagatagctgggtcatatggtagatctatctgcaattgtttgaggaacctccataccattttccatagaggctgcaccattttgcagtcccaccaacaatgtatgagagttcctttttctctgcaacctggTCAGCATTGATCgttcagttttttggatattagtcatcctaaatggggtgagatggtatctcattgtggtttttatttgcacttcccaaatgctgagtgatgttgagc of Cynocephalus volans isolate mCynVol1 chromosome 4, mCynVol1.pri, whole genome shotgun sequence contains these proteins:
- the LOC134376957 gene encoding olfactory receptor 8U9-like; the encoded protein is MSPINCTHVTEFVLVGLTDLRELKMPLFVVFLSVYFFTILGNLGLILVIRTDVKLNTPMYFFLSNLAFVDFCYSSVITPKMLGNFLYKQATISFSACAAQLGCFLTFMVSECLLLASMAYDRYVAICNPLLYMVTMSPRICTQLVAVPYSYSFLMALFHTILTFRLSYCHSNIVNHFYCDDMPLLRLTDSDTHSKQFWIFACAGITFVSSVLIVFVSYMFIISAILRMRSAEGRLKAFSTCSSHMLVVTIFYGTLIFMYLQPSSNHSLDTDKMASVFYTVIIPMLNPMIYSLRNKDVKDALKKVIINRNQACVFAKLRK